The genomic region CAAAATAAGATCGGCTGAGGCGGCCAGAGAAATATGAGCCGGCCGACAGGCCTTTGAATCTTCAAACAGCCCTGCCATCACCGGATTCCGGGACAGTGTTTGAAAAGTAAGCGGGCCGACAAATTCAGCGGCTGATCTGGTCATGATCACTTTTACATTGACCCTTTTTTTGACAAGGCGATTGACTATTTCAACCGCCTTATAGGCAGCGATGCTTCCGCAGACACCAATCACGATTTCTCTTTTTTTCATTTTTTGAAAACTTTATAGCTTATTTTTCCCTGGGCTATTTCTTGCAGGGCAATAATCGCTGGTTTTTTGGATTCAGCCTCCACCAGTTTAGGCATACCGTTGTTAAGTTCAGCTGCCCGGCGGGCGGACAAAATAGTCAATTTAAAAATA from Candidatus Omnitrophota bacterium harbors:
- the rpoZ gene encoding DNA-directed RNA polymerase subunit omega codes for the protein MAYIPVDELMKNIDSIFKLTILSARRAAELNNGMPKLVEAESKKPAIIALQEIAQGKISYKVFKK